The following are encoded in a window of Acidimicrobiales bacterium genomic DNA:
- a CDS encoding DUF6777 domain-containing protein yields the protein MGALLLVAGIVIAVVVVNGDDGGDEVAEEVFLEPISSARDPFTTPVGQDETVPTTTGTAAGRAIASTSGGEPGLYGGTQREGACDTEQLATFLQDNPAKARAWATVLGITPAEIPSFIDRLTPVVLRSDTRVTNHGFRDGRAVASQAVLQAGTAVLVDDRGQPVTKCYCGNPLTAPRAVPQRYTGPRWAGFSEGGLTVVVEHTTVIETFVLVDITTGETFSRPVGTSGDDDGPAQPPPATTTTTTAPPATTAAPGTTEPPDTTAPPGGGDEVEGSYTYHATIAEGSSGNCTAYDGTFEVTVDGSGDDRTVRFDAGSGGVLEGPLGPDDSFDLSAPLPSGSGTQTLTGSFTVAGGTISISGSGTVDGGGVLCNLTFTGERFP from the coding sequence GTGGGGGCCCTGCTGCTGGTGGCCGGCATCGTGATCGCCGTCGTGGTGGTCAACGGCGACGACGGTGGGGACGAGGTGGCCGAGGAGGTCTTCCTGGAGCCCATCTCCTCGGCCCGCGACCCCTTCACCACCCCGGTGGGCCAGGACGAGACGGTGCCCACCACCACCGGGACCGCGGCCGGCCGGGCCATCGCCTCCACCTCCGGCGGGGAGCCCGGCCTCTACGGCGGGACCCAACGGGAGGGGGCGTGCGACACCGAGCAGCTGGCCACCTTCCTCCAGGACAACCCGGCCAAGGCCCGGGCCTGGGCCACCGTGTTGGGCATCACCCCGGCCGAGATCCCGTCCTTCATCGACCGTCTCACCCCGGTGGTGCTGCGGTCCGACACCCGGGTCACCAACCACGGCTTCCGGGACGGGCGGGCCGTGGCCAGCCAGGCCGTGCTCCAGGCCGGCACCGCGGTGCTGGTCGACGACCGGGGCCAGCCGGTGACCAAGTGCTACTGCGGCAACCCCCTCACCGCCCCCCGGGCGGTGCCCCAGCGCTACACCGGCCCCCGTTGGGCCGGCTTCTCCGAGGGCGGCCTGACCGTCGTCGTCGAGCACACCACGGTCATCGAGACCTTCGTCCTGGTCGACATCACCACCGGCGAGACCTTCTCCCGGCCGGTCGGGACCAGCGGCGACGACGACGGGCCAGCCCAGCCGCCGCCGGCGACCACCACCACCACGACGGCCCCGCCGGCCACCACCGCGGCCCCGGGCACCACGGAGCCGCCGGACACCACCGCGCCACCGGGCGGAGGCGACGAGGTGGAGGGCAGCTACACGTACCATGCCACGATCGCCGAGGGCTCGAGCGGGAACTGCACGGCCTACGACGGCACCTTCGAGGTGACGGTGGACGGCTCGGGCGACGACCGCACGGTGCGCTTCGACGCCGGCAGCGGCGGCGTGCTGGAGGGTCCGCTGGGCCCCGACGACTCCTTCGACCTGAGCGCCCCGCTGCCCTCGGGCTCCGGCACCCAGACCCTGACCGGGAGCTTCACCGTGGCGGGCGGCACGATCAGCATCTCCGGCAGCGGCACGGTGGACGGCGGCGGCGTCCTCTGCAACCTGACCTTCACCGGAGAGCGCTTCCCCTGA
- a CDS encoding SDR family NAD(P)-dependent oxidoreductase, which yields MELNGISAIVTGGASGLGEATARLLAARGAKVVVADMNAEKGEAVASDIGGTFATTDVADVDHAIAAIEAAKELGPLRAVVNAAGIGWATRTIGKDGEYSSAHDLDIFKKVIEVNLVGTFNVTRLAATAMSQLEPADEFGERGAIVNVASVAAFDGQIGQASYSASKGGVVGMTLPIARDLSAVGIRVNCIAPGLIDTPIYGTGEASEQFKDRLKAGVLFPKRLGTSEEFASLALELLSNSYLNAETVRIDGGIRMQPK from the coding sequence ATGGAACTCAACGGGATCAGCGCAATCGTCACCGGGGGGGCGTCCGGCCTCGGGGAGGCCACCGCCCGCCTGCTGGCCGCTCGGGGCGCCAAGGTCGTGGTGGCCGACATGAACGCCGAGAAGGGTGAGGCCGTGGCCTCGGACATCGGCGGCACCTTCGCCACCACCGACGTGGCCGACGTGGACCACGCCATCGCCGCCATCGAGGCGGCCAAGGAGCTCGGCCCGCTGCGGGCCGTGGTCAACGCGGCCGGCATCGGCTGGGCCACCCGCACCATCGGCAAGGACGGCGAGTACAGCTCGGCTCACGACCTCGACATCTTCAAGAAGGTCATCGAGGTCAACCTGGTGGGTACGTTCAACGTGACCCGCCTGGCGGCCACGGCCATGAGCCAGCTGGAGCCGGCCGACGAGTTCGGCGAGCGGGGAGCCATCGTCAACGTGGCCTCGGTGGCCGCCTTCGACGGCCAGATCGGCCAGGCCTCGTACTCGGCCTCCAAGGGCGGGGTGGTGGGCATGACCCTGCCCATCGCCCGCGACCTCTCGGCGGTGGGCATCCGGGTCAACTGCATCGCCCCCGGGCTCATCGACACCCCCATCTACGGCACCGGCGAGGCCTCGGAGCAGTTCAAGGACCGCCTCAAGGCCGGCGTCCTGTTCCCCAAGCGCCTGGGCACCTCCGAGGAGTTCGCCTCGCTGGCCCTCGAGCTGCTGTCCAACAGCTACCTCAACGCCGAGACGGTCCGCATCGACGGCGGCATCCGGATGCAACCGAAGTAG
- a CDS encoding DUF427 domain-containing protein, protein MATATWNGTVVARSDDTVVVEGNHYFPRDALAVEVRDNPQTSVCPWKGTASYLDLVVDGQVNEGAAWYYPEPEEAAAEIQDRVAFWRGVEVTD, encoded by the coding sequence ATGGCCACCGCCACCTGGAACGGGACCGTCGTCGCCCGCTCCGACGACACCGTCGTCGTCGAGGGCAACCACTACTTCCCCCGTGACGCCCTGGCCGTCGAGGTCCGGGACAACCCCCAGACCTCGGTGTGCCCCTGGAAGGGCACGGCCAGCTACCTGGACCTGGTGGTCGACGGCCAGGTCAACGAGGGGGCGGCCTGGTACTACCCGGAGCCCGAGGAGGCGGCGGCCGAGATCCAGGACCGGGTGGCCTTCTGGAGGGGTGTCGAGGTCACCGACTGA
- a CDS encoding TIGR01777 family oxidoreductase, with translation MRIAVSGSRGLIGSALVRSLQADGHRVARLVRAGGRVGEGDVRWDIEAGEIDTAALEGVDGVVHLAGEGIAAGRWTDEHKRRVRESRTRGTALLSEALAALDVSPRVLLSGSAVGYYGDRGDEELTEASPAGDGFLPELCTAWEAAAGVARQAGIRVAHLRSGIVLDPEGGALAKQLLPFKLGLGGRAGRGDQWLPWITLADEVRAIRFLLDHDVAGPVNLAAPAPVTNATFARTLGRVLRRPAVIPLPHLLTKLPAGIGPLVDNLLFPSAKVRPAALTEAGFTFEDPELEPALRALLDRPAA, from the coding sequence ATGCGCATCGCCGTGTCCGGCTCCCGGGGCCTCATCGGCTCCGCCCTCGTCCGCTCCCTCCAGGCCGACGGCCACCGGGTGGCCCGCCTGGTCCGGGCCGGGGGCCGGGTCGGCGAGGGCGACGTCCGCTGGGACATCGAGGCCGGCGAGATCGACACCGCGGCCCTGGAGGGGGTGGACGGCGTGGTCCACCTGGCCGGCGAGGGCATCGCCGCCGGGCGCTGGACCGACGAGCACAAGCGCCGGGTCCGGGAGAGCCGCACCCGGGGCACCGCCCTCCTCAGCGAGGCCCTGGCCGCTCTCGACGTCTCGCCCCGCGTGCTGCTCTCGGGCTCGGCCGTCGGCTACTACGGCGACCGGGGCGACGAGGAGCTGACCGAGGCCAGCCCGGCCGGCGACGGGTTCCTGCCCGAGCTGTGCACGGCGTGGGAGGCGGCCGCCGGGGTGGCCCGGCAGGCGGGCATCCGGGTGGCCCACCTGCGCAGCGGCATCGTGCTCGACCCCGAGGGCGGGGCGCTGGCCAAGCAGCTCCTCCCGTTCAAGCTGGGCCTGGGGGGCCGGGCCGGCCGGGGCGACCAGTGGCTGCCGTGGATCACCCTGGCGGATGAGGTGCGGGCCATCCGCTTCCTGCTCGACCACGACGTGGCCGGCCCGGTCAACCTGGCCGCCCCGGCGCCGGTCACCAACGCCACCTTCGCCCGCACCCTGGGCCGGGTGCTGCGCCGGCCGGCGGTGATCCCCCTCCCCCACCTGCTGACCAAGCTCCCGGCCGGCATCGGCCCGCTGGTCGACAACCTGCTGTTCCCCAGCGCCAAGGTGCGGCCCGCCGCCCTCACCGAGGCCGGCTTCACCTTCGAGGACCCCGAGCTGGAACCAGCCCTGCGCGCCCTCCTCGACCGTCCGGCGGCCTGA
- the lpdA gene encoding dihydrolipoyl dehydrogenase, with amino-acid sequence MADTHDLVIIGGGPGGYAAALYGAAAGLDVAMIENRRLGGTCLNRGCIPAKELLQTAEVARTVSDAGRFGIATTGDVTLDFPASTDRMWSVVDQLVKGLGSLLKGRKVTVIEGTGTLGPDRTVTVTGADGQSSAVTGENVLLASGSVPRTIPGFEVGDRVLTSDEVFQLDQVPDKVAVIGGGAIGCEFASMLADLGAEVTVLEALPGILPGVDQDVVKLVGRAFEKRGITIRTGVKVEGHEPSDRGTTVRLEGGDTVAVDKVVVSVGRRPLSDSLGLGGTGVEVDDRGFVKVDEWCRTSADGVFAVGDLIATPGLAHVAYAESILVIKQIMGEAAVPVDYGRVPWCVYCHPEVAFVGLTEEAAKAAGHDVVVSKHRWTGNGRAMILGETEGMVKVIAERAEDGTGGRILGVHMAGPWVTEQLGQGYLAVNWEATVDEVAQFIQPHPSLSENFGETVLSLTGRGLHG; translated from the coding sequence ATGGCCGACACGCACGACCTGGTGATCATCGGTGGTGGCCCCGGTGGCTACGCCGCCGCCCTGTACGGCGCGGCGGCCGGCCTGGATGTGGCCATGATCGAGAACCGCCGCCTCGGCGGCACCTGCCTCAATCGGGGCTGCATCCCGGCCAAGGAGCTGCTCCAGACGGCCGAGGTGGCCCGCACCGTCAGCGACGCCGGCCGCTTCGGCATTGCCACCACCGGCGACGTCACCCTCGACTTCCCGGCCTCGACCGACCGCATGTGGTCGGTGGTCGACCAGCTGGTGAAGGGCCTGGGCAGCCTGCTCAAGGGGCGCAAGGTCACCGTCATCGAGGGCACCGGCACCCTGGGCCCCGACCGGACCGTCACCGTCACCGGTGCCGACGGGCAGTCGAGCGCCGTCACCGGCGAGAACGTCCTGCTGGCCAGCGGCTCGGTGCCCCGCACCATCCCCGGCTTCGAGGTCGGGGACCGGGTCCTCACCTCCGACGAGGTCTTCCAGCTCGACCAGGTCCCCGACAAGGTGGCGGTCATCGGCGGCGGGGCCATCGGCTGCGAGTTCGCCTCCATGCTGGCCGACCTGGGGGCCGAGGTGACCGTGCTCGAAGCCCTGCCCGGCATCCTGCCCGGCGTCGACCAGGACGTGGTGAAGCTGGTGGGCCGGGCCTTCGAGAAGCGGGGCATCACCATCCGCACCGGGGTCAAGGTCGAGGGCCACGAGCCCTCCGACCGCGGCACCACGGTGCGCCTGGAGGGCGGCGACACCGTCGCCGTGGACAAGGTCGTGGTCTCGGTGGGCCGGCGTCCCCTCTCGGACTCGCTGGGCCTCGGCGGCACCGGCGTCGAGGTCGACGACCGGGGCTTCGTGAAGGTCGACGAGTGGTGCCGCACCTCGGCCGACGGCGTGTTCGCGGTGGGCGACCTGATCGCCACCCCGGGCCTGGCCCACGTGGCCTACGCCGAGTCGATCCTGGTCATCAAGCAGATCATGGGCGAGGCCGCGGTGCCGGTCGACTACGGCCGGGTGCCGTGGTGCGTCTACTGCCACCCCGAGGTGGCCTTCGTGGGCCTGACCGAGGAGGCGGCCAAGGCCGCCGGCCACGACGTGGTGGTGTCGAAGCACCGCTGGACCGGCAACGGCCGGGCCATGATCCTGGGCGAGACCGAGGGCATGGTGAAGGTCATCGCCGAGCGGGCCGAGGACGGCACCGGTGGCCGCATCCTCGGGGTCCACATGGCCGGCCCGTGGGTCACCGAGCAGCTGGGCCAGGGCTACCTGGCCGTCAACTGGGAGGCCACCGTCGACGAGGTGGCCCAGTTCATCCAGCCCCACCCGTCGCTGTCGGAGAACTTCGGCGAGACCGTGCTGTCCCTCACCGGCCGCGGCCTCCACGGCTGA
- a CDS encoding dihydrolipoamide acetyltransferase family protein: MAEIQMPQLGETVTEGTITKWLKSVGDEISEDEAIVEVSTDKVDSEIPSPVSGTLTEIKVEEGETVDVGTVLALVGDGAAGGGNDGGGADAGSEAEGGGAEEQAQASASSDVPSSGRPEDQGAEAEAKEAEAEAEIDAATEPSGGGQAPEPDTADTAGGGDAAAEADTDAQGPAQAPPPPPSGGSAEGMVLSPVVRRLIAENDLDPASLTGTGAGGRITRSDVLAAVEGGGGGRAPAARPSAPPGAPAGAERPSPAPAAAPAPRTAPARAGESDTSVPFNNIRRRTGEHMVRSAATSPHAYTAMEVDMEGVERVRQAHKQRVRDELGISLTYLPFVTRALVDALAEFPHMNASVGEGELVVHHDVNVGYAVDLGYEGLIVPVVHGAQDLRLPAISRAVADLADRARSRKLSADEISGGTVTITNAGASGTLVQLPIINQPQVMILSTEGVNRRPVVVTDADGNEAIAIRSVGNLTLGWDHRAFDGAYAAAFLRRVVDILETRDWEAEL, encoded by the coding sequence ATGGCCGAGATCCAGATGCCCCAGCTGGGTGAGACCGTCACCGAGGGCACCATCACCAAGTGGCTCAAGTCCGTCGGCGACGAGATCTCCGAGGACGAGGCCATCGTCGAGGTGTCGACCGACAAGGTCGACTCCGAGATCCCCTCGCCGGTGAGCGGGACGCTGACCGAGATCAAGGTCGAGGAGGGCGAGACCGTCGACGTGGGCACGGTGCTGGCCCTGGTGGGCGACGGCGCCGCCGGGGGCGGCAATGACGGTGGCGGCGCCGATGCCGGCAGCGAGGCCGAGGGCGGGGGGGCCGAGGAGCAGGCCCAGGCGTCGGCCAGCTCCGACGTGCCGTCCTCCGGTCGGCCCGAGGACCAGGGGGCCGAGGCCGAGGCCAAGGAGGCCGAGGCCGAAGCCGAGATCGACGCCGCCACCGAGCCGTCGGGCGGGGGCCAGGCCCCGGAGCCCGACACCGCTGACACCGCCGGCGGCGGCGATGCCGCGGCCGAGGCCGACACCGACGCCCAGGGCCCGGCCCAGGCCCCGCCGCCGCCACCGTCCGGTGGGTCGGCCGAGGGCATGGTGCTCTCGCCCGTGGTCCGGCGCCTCATCGCCGAGAACGACCTCGACCCGGCCTCCCTCACCGGGACCGGGGCCGGCGGGCGCATCACCCGCAGCGACGTCCTGGCCGCCGTGGAGGGCGGGGGAGGGGGCCGGGCCCCGGCCGCCCGCCCCTCGGCCCCGCCCGGAGCCCCGGCCGGGGCCGAGCGGCCCTCACCGGCCCCGGCGGCCGCCCCGGCACCCCGGACCGCGCCGGCCCGGGCCGGCGAGAGCGACACGTCGGTGCCGTTCAACAACATCCGGCGCCGCACCGGCGAGCACATGGTGCGCTCGGCCGCCACCAGCCCCCACGCCTACACGGCCATGGAGGTCGACATGGAGGGGGTGGAGCGGGTCCGCCAGGCCCACAAGCAGCGGGTGCGCGACGAGCTGGGCATCAGCCTGACCTACCTGCCCTTCGTGACCCGGGCCCTGGTCGACGCCCTGGCCGAGTTCCCCCACATGAACGCCAGCGTGGGCGAGGGCGAGCTGGTGGTCCACCACGACGTGAACGTGGGCTACGCCGTCGACCTGGGCTACGAGGGCCTCATCGTGCCGGTGGTGCACGGGGCCCAGGACCTGCGGCTGCCGGCCATCTCCCGGGCGGTGGCCGACCTGGCCGACCGGGCCCGCAGCCGCAAGCTGTCGGCCGACGAGATCAGCGGCGGCACGGTCACCATCACCAACGCCGGGGCCTCGGGCACCCTGGTCCAGCTCCCCATCATCAACCAGCCCCAGGTCATGATCCTCTCCACCGAGGGGGTCAACCGCCGGCCGGTGGTGGTGACCGACGCCGACGGCAACGAGGCCATCGCCATCCGCTCGGTCGGCAACCTGACCCTGGGCTGGGACCACCGGGCCTTCGACGGCGCCTACGCCGCCGCCTTCCTGCGGCGGGTGGTCGACATCCTGGAGACCCGCGACTGGGAGGCCGAGCTCTAG
- the lipA gene encoding lipoyl synthase, whose translation MPPLHVRWLGRVRYRDALALQHGLHRTPGHDHLLLLEHPKVFTLGVRAEVGHVLVPPAQVGAELERSDRGGDVTYHGPGQLVGYPILTVPGAGGGSKPDTVAYVRSVEQLVIDTLAELGVEAGRLPEYPGVWVGLDGPEPRKICALGVRLTRGRSMHGFALNVDPDMDMFRAIVPCGIAERPVTSLRAEGVGASMRDVVEVVARLAAERWGAAGADRADVVWRASTADLAPFSRGEGPGEPAQRVPDGLQGAAEEGTSVRLLGRLAEAGVTQGVAIAERKPEWMRARFRITDDYRRLKRTLRDLDLVTVCEEAGCPNIFECWSDGTATFMINGERCTRACGFCLVDTRHPQALDPGEPERVAEAVARMDLAHAVVTAVARDDLADGGASGFAATVRAIRARRPATAVEVLIPDCKGDPEALAAIFDTRPDVLNHNLETVARLQRAVRPSAGYARSLSVLARAQEAGLVTKSSLIVGLGESEDELVEALADLAAVGCDIVTVGQYLRPTTHHLPVARWWTPEELARVAQVGQAMGIGHVEASPLTRSSYHARQSADAVRATPVAVGAAP comes from the coding sequence GTGCCCCCGCTGCACGTCCGATGGCTGGGCCGGGTGCGCTACCGCGACGCGCTGGCCCTGCAGCACGGCTTGCACCGCACCCCGGGCCACGACCACCTGCTCCTCCTGGAGCACCCCAAGGTCTTCACCCTCGGGGTGCGGGCCGAGGTCGGCCACGTCCTGGTGCCACCGGCCCAGGTGGGCGCGGAGCTGGAGCGGTCCGACCGGGGCGGTGACGTCACCTACCACGGGCCGGGCCAGCTGGTGGGCTACCCGATCCTGACCGTGCCCGGCGCCGGTGGCGGCTCGAAGCCCGACACCGTGGCCTACGTCCGCTCGGTCGAGCAGTTGGTGATCGACACCTTGGCCGAGCTGGGGGTCGAGGCCGGCCGCCTTCCCGAGTACCCGGGGGTGTGGGTCGGCTTGGACGGCCCCGAGCCCCGGAAGATCTGCGCCCTGGGCGTGCGCCTCACCCGGGGCCGCTCGATGCACGGCTTCGCCCTCAACGTCGACCCCGACATGGACATGTTCCGGGCCATCGTCCCCTGCGGCATCGCCGAGCGGCCGGTGACCTCGCTGCGGGCCGAGGGCGTCGGCGCCTCGATGCGGGACGTGGTCGAGGTGGTGGCCCGGCTGGCCGCCGAGCGGTGGGGGGCCGCGGGGGCCGACCGGGCCGACGTGGTGTGGCGGGCCTCGACCGCCGATCTGGCCCCGTTCAGCCGGGGCGAGGGACCGGGGGAGCCGGCCCAGCGGGTGCCCGACGGCCTGCAGGGGGCGGCCGAGGAGGGCACGTCGGTGCGGCTGCTGGGGCGCCTGGCCGAGGCCGGCGTGACCCAGGGGGTGGCCATCGCCGAGCGGAAGCCGGAGTGGATGAGGGCCCGGTTCCGCATCACCGACGACTACCGCCGGCTCAAGCGCACCCTGCGGGACCTGGACCTGGTCACCGTGTGCGAGGAGGCCGGCTGCCCCAACATCTTCGAGTGCTGGTCCGACGGCACGGCCACGTTCATGATCAACGGCGAGCGCTGCACCCGGGCCTGCGGCTTCTGCCTGGTCGACACCCGCCACCCCCAGGCCCTCGACCCCGGGGAGCCGGAGCGGGTGGCCGAGGCCGTGGCTCGCATGGACCTGGCCCACGCCGTGGTCACCGCGGTGGCCCGGGACGACCTGGCCGACGGGGGAGCCTCGGGCTTCGCGGCCACGGTGCGGGCCATCCGGGCCCGCCGGCCGGCCACCGCCGTCGAGGTGCTCATCCCCGACTGCAAGGGCGACCCCGAGGCCCTGGCCGCCATCTTCGACACCAGGCCCGACGTGCTCAACCACAACCTGGAGACGGTGGCCCGACTCCAACGGGCGGTGCGGCCCTCGGCCGGCTACGCCCGTAGCCTGTCGGTCCTGGCCCGGGCCCAGGAGGCCGGGCTGGTCACCAAGTCCAGCCTCATCGTGGGCCTGGGAGAGAGCGAGGACGAGCTGGTCGAGGCCCTGGCCGACCTGGCCGCGGTGGGCTGCGACATCGTGACCGTGGGCCAGTACCTGCGGCCCACCACCCACCACCTGCCGGTGGCCCGGTGGTGGACGCCCGAGGAGCTGGCCCGGGTGGCCCAGGTCGGCCAGGCCATGGGCATCGGCCACGTCGAGGCCAGCCCCCTCACCCGGTCCAGCTACCACGCCCGCCAGTCGGCCGATGCCGTCCGCGCCACCCCGGTGGCGGTGGGGGCCGCCCCCTGA
- a CDS encoding polysaccharide biosynthesis tyrosine autokinase: MTDRRETDQLELRDYLTVLRRRKLTIALTAIAVVAVALGLSLLQEPQYRATAEILLRRQGTQDIISGDQQPTNSFDETQRVQTEIEVMRSRSVRDAVRDELGYTASVSIAPKGDTSVVSISATDGEPARAAREANAYAEIFITIRRDTNVAELEAAVEVLQQQLTEVDDQLQQADVGVAELQAQVDATDPEDPAYQVLLDQRDQAAAARDAQRISLQTQRGGYSERLGQLQLSLNGARADGGGEIVSTASEPASPFAPDPIRNAAIALVLGLLLGAGLAFLREYLDDRIRSKDDLDTVTGGVDVLGLIPRLESWRNRAEPQLVSLTAPKSPVAETYRGLRTSLQFIGVERTIKVIQLTSASASEGKTTTLANLGVTFARAGHRVVLIDCDLRRPRLHQFFGLDNHIGLTSMILGEHGADTAVQPVPDVPRLAVLASGPPPPNPSELLSSRTAQTLLDSIADYADYVLLDCPPLLPVADAVVLASQVDATVLVTTVGSTTKRGLRRSLELLDQVDAPLVGIVLNGLEAEAAYAYGYGYGYSYGGYDEGQRSSGLLGRRKRKGYASVSADEAAAAPLPTTEPVER; the protein is encoded by the coding sequence ATGACCGACCGACGTGAGACCGACCAGCTCGAGCTCCGGGACTACCTCACCGTCCTCCGCCGTCGGAAGCTCACCATCGCCCTGACCGCCATCGCCGTGGTGGCCGTCGCCCTCGGCCTCTCCCTCCTGCAGGAGCCGCAGTACCGGGCCACCGCCGAGATCCTCCTCCGCCGGCAGGGCACCCAGGACATCATCTCCGGCGACCAGCAGCCGACCAACAGCTTCGACGAGACCCAGCGGGTGCAGACCGAGATCGAGGTCATGCGCTCCCGCTCCGTCCGTGACGCCGTGCGGGACGAGCTCGGCTACACCGCCTCGGTGTCCATCGCCCCCAAGGGCGACACCAGCGTGGTGAGCATCAGTGCCACCGACGGCGAGCCGGCCCGGGCCGCCCGCGAGGCCAACGCCTACGCCGAGATCTTCATCACCATCCGCCGCGACACCAACGTGGCCGAGCTGGAGGCCGCCGTCGAGGTCCTCCAGCAGCAGCTGACCGAGGTCGACGACCAGCTCCAGCAGGCTGACGTCGGCGTGGCCGAGCTGCAGGCCCAGGTCGACGCCACCGACCCCGAGGACCCGGCCTACCAGGTCCTCCTCGACCAGCGTGACCAGGCCGCCGCCGCCCGCGACGCCCAGCGGATCTCGCTCCAGACCCAGCGGGGCGGGTACTCCGAGCGCCTGGGCCAGCTCCAGCTCTCCCTCAACGGGGCCCGGGCCGACGGCGGCGGGGAGATCGTGTCCACCGCCAGCGAGCCGGCCTCGCCGTTCGCCCCGGACCCCATCCGCAACGCCGCCATCGCCCTGGTGCTCGGGCTCCTGCTGGGCGCCGGTCTCGCCTTCCTCCGGGAGTACCTCGACGATCGCATCCGTTCCAAGGACGACCTCGACACCGTCACCGGGGGCGTCGACGTGCTGGGCCTGATCCCCAGGCTGGAGTCGTGGCGCAACCGGGCCGAGCCGCAGCTGGTGTCCCTGACGGCGCCCAAGTCGCCGGTGGCCGAGACCTACCGCGGCCTGCGCACCTCCCTGCAGTTCATCGGGGTCGAGCGCACCATCAAGGTGATCCAGCTCACCAGTGCCTCGGCCTCGGAGGGCAAGACCACCACCCTGGCCAACCTGGGCGTGACCTTCGCCCGGGCCGGCCACCGGGTCGTGCTCATCGACTGCGACCTGCGTCGGCCCCGCCTCCACCAGTTCTTCGGCCTCGACAACCACATCGGCCTCACCTCGATGATCCTGGGCGAGCACGGCGCCGACACCGCCGTGCAGCCCGTGCCCGACGTCCCCCGCCTCGCCGTGCTGGCCTCGGGGCCGCCTCCGCCCAACCCGTCCGAGCTGCTCTCGTCGCGGACGGCCCAGACCCTGCTCGACTCCATCGCCGACTACGCCGACTACGTGCTCCTCGACTGCCCGCCGCTGCTGCCGGTGGCCGACGCCGTGGTGCTGGCCAGCCAGGTCGACGCCACCGTGCTGGTCACCACCGTGGGCAGCACCACCAAGCGGGGCCTGCGCCGCTCGCTCGAGCTGCTCGACCAGGTCGACGCCCCCCTGGTCGGCATCGTCCTCAACGGCCTGGAGGCCGAGGCGGCGTATGCCTACGGGTACGGCTACGGCTACAGCTACGGCGGCTACGACGAGGGCCAGCGCTCCTCCGGCCTGCTGGGCCGCCGCAAGCGCAAGGGCTACGCCAGCGTGTCGGCCGACGAGGCCGCCGCCGCCCCGCTCCCCACCACCGAGCCCGTCGAGCGCTGA
- a CDS encoding LPXTG cell wall anchor domain-containing protein, with protein sequence MLKKIVIIAAALVALLATPAAAQYGEVFSATISNSNPAPGETTTISGTCEAADEVEVAIEGEGSLGTIPVVDDQFSGPVTIPSDLEPGVYTLTVTCGGEVLSTTITVGGSGGGTTTVTTTTATPLPRTGADDTSLLLKLGGGLVLAGAAFALVATKRRSATA encoded by the coding sequence ATGCTCAAGAAGATCGTGATCATCGCTGCGGCTCTGGTGGCCCTCCTGGCCACCCCGGCTGCAGCCCAGTACGGCGAAGTCTTCTCCGCCACCATCTCGAACAGCAACCCCGCCCCTGGCGAGACCACCACCATCTCCGGCACCTGTGAAGCGGCCGACGAGGTCGAGGTGGCCATCGAGGGCGAGGGCTCCCTCGGGACCATCCCGGTGGTCGACGACCAGTTCTCGGGTCCGGTGACCATCCCCTCGGACCTCGAGCCCGGCGTCTACACCCTCACCGTCACCTGCGGTGGCGAGGTGCTCAGCACCACCATCACGGTGGGCGGCAGCGGCGGGGGCACCACCACGGTGACCACCACCACGGCCACCCCGCTGCCCCGCACCGGCGCCGACGACACCAGCCTCCTCCTGAAGCTCGGTGGCGGCCTGGTCCTGGCCGGCGCGGCCTTCGCTCTCGTCGCCACCAAGCGGCGCAGCGCCACCGCCTGA